A portion of the Rhinopithecus roxellana isolate Shanxi Qingling chromosome 19, ASM756505v1, whole genome shotgun sequence genome contains these proteins:
- the CA4 gene encoding carbonic anhydrase 4: MRMLLVLLALSAARPSAPAESHWCYESQANSSNDTCLVPGKWGGNCQKDRQSPINIVTRKAKVDKNLGRFSFSGYDKKQTWTVQNNGHSVMMLLGNKASISGGGLPARYQATQLHLHWSNFLDKGSEHSLDGEHFAMEVHIVHEKEKGTLRNVKEAQDPEDEIAVLAFLVEAGPQENKGFRPLVEALSNIPKPEMNTTMAESSLLDFLPKEEKLRHYFRYLGSLTTPTCDEKVVWTVFQEPIQLHREQILAFSQKLYYDKDQKLNMTNNVRPLQRLGQRVVLRSGAPGQLLPRVLPALLGPTLARLLASFLR; the protein is encoded by the exons ATGCGGATGCTGCTGGTGCTCCTGGCCCTGTCCGCGGCGCGGCCATCGGCCCCTGCAG AGTCACACTGGTGCTACGAAAGTCAAGCCAATTCCTCCAACGACACCTGCTTGG TACCAGGCAAGTGGGGTGGAAACTGCCAGAAGGACCGCCAGTCCCCCATCAACATCGTCACCAGAAAGGCAAAGGTGGACAAAAACCTGGGGCGCTTCTCCTTCTCCGGCTATGATAAGAAGCAAACGTGGACGGTCCAAAATAACGGGCACTCAG TGATGATGTTGCTGGGGAACAAGGCCAGCATTTCTGGAGGAGGACTGCCCGCCCGGTACCAGGCCACACAGTTGCATCTGCACTGGTCCAACTTTCTAGATAAGGGCTCTGAGCACAGCCTGGATGGGGAACACTTTGCCATGGAG gtGCACATAGTAcatgagaaagagaaggggacaTTGAGGAACGTGAAAGAGGCCCAGGACCCTGAAGACGAGATCGCGGTGCTGGCCTTTCTGGTGGAG gCTGGACCCCAGGAGAACAAGGGCTTCCGGCCGCTGGTGGAGGCACTGTCTAATATCCCCAAACCTG AGATGAACACCACGATGGCAGAGAGCAGCCTGCTGGACTTCCTCCCCAaggaggagaaactgaggcactacTTCCGCTACCTGGGCTCTCTCACCACACCGACCTGCGACGAGAAGGTCGTCTGGACCGTGTTTCAGGAGCCTATTCAGCTTCACAGAGAACAG ATCCTGGCATTCTCTCAGAAGCTGTACTACGACAAGGACCAGAAACTGAACATGACGAACAATGTCAGGCCCCTGCAGCGGCTGGGGCAGCGCGTGGTGCTCAGGTCTGGGGCCCCAGGTCAGCTGCTGCCCCGGGTCCTGCCTGCCCTGCTGGGCCCCACGCTGGCCCGCCTGCTGGCCAGCTTCCTGCGATGA
- the LOC104662958 gene encoding LOW QUALITY PROTEIN: protein FAM106C-like (The sequence of the model RefSeq protein was modified relative to this genomic sequence to represent the inferred CDS: inserted 1 base in 1 codon), whose amino-acid sequence MAPALPLSSMFLLHLPLSTNRLHCLQNAPLESCLCSFVHLTHPLHVSDPAILISLHEAVRFPFAFSFPWDTLSTAYCLMSSVSTSSETMISTKLLANYCHSSLHMCICISSFPNKTGNNDSFPGGVVSINDQPTDQCKLAAKELPLRNXIRCRFLDCMGEEDLTNLGVIDTGH is encoded by the exons ATGGCTCCTGCCTTGCCGTTATCGTCTATGTTCCTCTTGCATCTTCCACTCAGCACGAACAGGCTGCACTGCCTCCAAAATGCACCACTTGAATCCTGCCTCTGCTCCTTTGTCCATCTGACTCACCCTCTCCATGTTTCTGACCCTGCAATCCTGATCTCACTTCATGAGGCAGTTCGCTTCCCTTTTGCATTTAGCTTTCCCTGGGATACACTGTCAACAGCCTACTGTCTGATGTCATCAGTCAGCACTTCATCAGAGACAATGATATCTACAAAGCTTTTGGCTAATTACTGTCACTCCTCCTTACACATGTGCATATGCATATCATCTTTCCCTAATAAGACTGGAAATAATGATTCTTTCCCTGGAGGAGTGGTTTCCATAAATGACCAACCCACTGACCAGTGCAAACTAGCTGCGAAAGAGCTTCCTCTGAGGA TCATTAGATGCAGATTCTTGGACTGCATGGGAGAGGAGGATCTCACAAATCTGGGTGTAATAGACACAGGACATTAG